From Xenopus laevis strain J_2021 chromosome 7L, Xenopus_laevis_v10.1, whole genome shotgun sequence, one genomic window encodes:
- the apoa5.L gene encoding apolipoprotein A5 L homeolog precursor (The RefSeq protein has 1 substitution compared to this genomic sequence), whose amino-acid sequence MVKTSWLFLLLLVTLTGSKAENTRSGFWEYLSQLTSDKDKWDLQQNAAREINTLKSSFQNGVNYVGKFLGPLKNGFQQRLYQDTDGLQRLISRELQELRRKIYPYMDEAHQKISKNLEQLQSRLLPYTSELKDQVEWGAQELHLQLRPYKDDLKTWKMDKLAEHLQDRIILHTGRVKEGFYPLAERLVEEIHHAAEELHLNLSPHTHTTQDKLSQQVQELSQKLTKNARDLHEKIHKNLDELKQQLVSYPHQIKQQFPNGHSAEHVAPYVDEMAAQVQKEVEEFQRSTKMQIEDFTRTINKEAEEMQNKLSPASWDFQDSVSTVEDVQEKLDSLWRDIAQSLD is encoded by the exons ATGGTGAAAACTAGTTGGTTGTTCCTGCTGCTCCTTGTGACTCTGACAG gcAGTAAGGCTGAAAATACCCGCAGTGGCTTCTGGGAATACTTAAGCCAGCTGACCAGCGATAAGGACAAATGGGACCTACAGCAGAATGCAGCACGAGAGATAAA CACTCTGAAGAGCAGTTTCCAGAATGGAGTTAATTATGTTGGCAAATTCCTAGGACCACTGAAAAATGGGTTTCAGCAACGGTTGTATCAGGACACTGATGGTCTTCAAAGACTTATCAGCAGAGAATTGCAAGAGCTCCGCAGGAAGATATACCCATACATGGATGAAGCACACCAGAAAATCAGCAAAAATCTGGAGCAGCTACAAAGTCGCTTACTACCATACACAAGTGAACTGAAAGACCAGGTGGAATGGGGAGCACAAGAGCTGCACCTTCAACTCAGACCATATAAAGATGATCTGAAAACCTGGAAAATGGATAAACTAGCTGAACATTTACAAGACCGTATTATTCTCCATACCGGAAGAGTTAAGGAAGGTTTCTACCCACTAGCTGAACGATTAGTGGAAGAGATCCATCATGCCGCAGAAGAATTACATTTAAATCTTTTGCCTCATACACACACAACACAGGATAAGCTGAGCCAACAGGTGCAGGAACTATCTCAAAAACTTACTAAAAATGCCAGGGATCTTCATGAGAAAATTCACAAGAATCTGGATGAGTTAAAACAGCAGTTGGTGTCCTACCCTCATCAGATAAAACAACAATTCCCTAATGGACACAGCGCAGAACATGTAGCCCCTTATGTGGATGAGATGGCTGCTCAGGTACAGAAAGAGGTGGAAGAATTCCAGAGAAGCACTAAGATGCAGATAGAGGACTTTACAAGAACCATCAATAAAGAGGCTGAGGAAATGCAAAACAAGTTATCCCCTGCATCTTGGGATTTTCAAGACAGTGTTAGCACGGTAGAGGATGTGCAAGAGAAACTGGATTCCTTGTGGAGGGACATAGCCCAGAGTCTGGACTAA
- the zpr1.L gene encoding ZPR1 zinc finger L homeolog: MSVIHAPGVRESSALFRDINADDEEQQPAEIESLCMNCYQNGFTRILLTKVPFFKEIIVSSFTCDSCGWSNTEIQSAGRIQEQGVRYSLSVRSKQDVNREVIKTDYATTQIPELDFEIPACTQKGALTTIEGILERTIAGLQQEQPLRRAENESVADKVDEFIKKLQRLKDGEDQFTFIIDDPSGNSFVENPFAPQKDEALLITHYKRSPEQDRLLGLENSSTSLKQEETPMPTSEELRDEVLQFPTNCPECNVPAETNMKLVQIPHFKEVVIMATNCDSCGHRTNEVKSGGAIEPLGTKITLHITDLSDLTRDVLKSETCSIGIPELEFELGMGALGGKFTTLEGLLKDIKDLVVDKNPFTVGDSSTSDRREKLEEFGRTIDQILEGHIKAHFMLDDPAGNSYLQNVYAPEGDPEMTVEKYERTFEQNEDLGLNDMKTEGYEEKA, from the exons ATGTCTGTCATTCATGCTCCCGGAGTGCGAGAATCATCAGCGCTGTTCCGCGATATCAATGCGGATGATGAGGAACAGCAGCCGGCAGAGATCGAGTCGCTGTGCATGAACTGCTACCAAAAT GGGTTTACGCGAATACTGCTGACCAAAGTACCTTTCTTCAAGGAGATCATTGTCAGTTCATTCACATGTGATTCGTGTGGCTGGAGTAACACAGAAATTCAATCTGCTGGTCGTATCCAGGAGCAGGGTGTACGATATTCATTAAGTGTCAGGAGCAAACAG GATGTAAATCGTGAAGTGATTAAAACAGACTATGCAACAACGCAAATTCCTGAACTAGATTTTGAAATTCCAGCTTGTACACAGAAAGGAG CACTCACTACAATTGAGGGAATTCTTGAGAGAACGATTGCGGGCCTACAACAGGAGCAGCCTCTTCGCAGG gctgaaaatgaaagtgttgcaGACAAAGTTGATGAATTCATTAAAAAGCTTCAACGATTGAAAGATGGGGAAGACCAATTCACTTTT ATCATTGATGACCCCTCAGGGAACAGCTTTGTGGAGAATCCATTTGCCCCTCAGAAGGATGAAGCACTTTTGATTACTCATTACAAGAGGAGTCCAGAACAGGACAGGTTACTAGGGCTGGAG AACTCATCTACCAGTCTGAAACAGGAAGAGACACCTATGCCAACCAGTGAGGAACTGAGAGATGAG GTTCTCCAGTTTCCAACAAATTGTCCAGAATGCAATGTTCCAGCAGAGACTAACATGAAACTAGTGC AAATCCCTCATTTCAAGGAAGTCGTCATTATGGCTACAAACTGTGATTCCTGCGGACATCGAACCAATGAG GTGAAATCCGGAGGTGCCATTGAACCTCTTGGGACTAAAATAACCTTGCATATAACCGATCTGTCTGATCTCACCAGAGATGTGTTGAAA TCTGAGACGTGTAGTATTGGCATCCCAGAGCTGGAGTTTGAGCTGGGAATGGGTGCTCTTGGTGGCAAGTTCACCACTTTGGAAGGACTTCTAAAAGACATCAAAGACTTG GTGGTGGATAAGAACCCCTTTACAGTTGGTGACAGCTCTACGTCAGACAGAAGGGAGAAGTTGGAGGAATTTGGCAGGACAATTGACCAG ATTCTGGAGggacatataaaggcacatttcATGCTTGATGACCCAGCTGGGAATAGCTACCTTCAG AATGTATATGCACCAGAAGGCGACCCTGAAATGACAGTAGAAAAATATGAGAGGACGTTTGAGCAAAATGAGGATCTTGGACTTAATGACATGAAAACAGAGGGATATGAAGAGAAGGCTTGA